A DNA window from Gammaproteobacteria bacterium contains the following coding sequences:
- a CDS encoding hypothetical protein (Evidence 5 : Unknown function): MRLRCPAELGRGFPIRSNECEA; the protein is encoded by the coding sequence ATGAGGTTGCGTTGTCCGGCAGAGCTAGGTAGGGGGTTTCCGATAAGGTCTAATGAGTGTGAGGCGTGA
- a CDS encoding DUF4276 family protein, which yields MEEFLRALLPRLLGDSVSFNVHPYQCKDDLLNKLPARLKGYKNWIPKTWRIVVVVDRDDDDCHGLKQKIEQMFIAAGLQSRTVTMVATWQIVSRIAIDELESWYFGDWEAVRTAYSRVPANLSVQAKYRDPDAIKGTWEAFERVLKKAGYFKGGLRKIEVARVLGGNMDPARNQSRSFQVFRDAILEAIS from the coding sequence ATGGAGGAATTTCTGCGCGCTTTGCTCCCTCGTTTGCTGGGTGATTCCGTCAGTTTTAATGTACACCCGTACCAATGCAAAGACGATCTATTGAATAAACTGCCAGCTCGACTGAAAGGTTATAAGAATTGGATCCCGAAGACATGGCGCATTGTGGTGGTCGTAGATCGGGATGATGACGACTGTCATGGCCTCAAGCAGAAAATAGAGCAGATGTTTATAGCAGCAGGACTGCAAAGTCGAACGGTGACTATGGTAGCAACTTGGCAAATAGTGAGTCGCATTGCTATTGATGAATTGGAATCCTGGTATTTCGGAGATTGGGAGGCCGTGCGAACCGCCTATTCTCGTGTCCCCGCAAATCTTTCCGTTCAGGCGAAATATCGTGATCCAGATGCGATAAAGGGAACTTGGGAAGCTTTTGAGCGTGTGCTTAAGAAAGCAGGTTATTTTAAAGGTGGCCTGCGTAAAATAGAGGTTGCCCGGGTTTTGGGGGGAAATATGGACCCAGCACGCAATCAATCTCGAAGCTTTCAGGTCTTTCGTGACGCTATTTTGGAAGCCATCTCGTGA